The genomic stretch CCTATCCAATTCTGGAAAGGATCTTCAAGCCCTGGATTATACATGTCGCTGGAAAATGTCTCCAAAGTGTCTGAATTTTGGAACAACTCATTTGACCCCATTTCCAAATTACTCTCATTCATTTCATCTAAGCTGGAACTAGATGTTGAATTTTGAATATTCTGCTGCTCCTCTGGAAAGTCTAATGAAGGTAAAGTTTCTGGCAATTCCAGCTTCCCATTGATCTCTTCTTTTTCTGAAGAATCATTTTGCTTAATATCGTCATTTTTATGATGATCAGGTTGTTCAATGGGCTTGTGTGTTAAAGGATCTAAGCCGAGGAGCTTTAGCTTCTTCTTGATCCTTGTATTCCAGTGATTCTTGATTTCATTATCTGTACGCCCTGGAAAATGCGCTGCTATCTTTGACCACCTGTTATTAAAAAGTATTTACACTATAATTAGGccgctttaattaattaaaggtaAATATTCATTATTAATGGAATTAGTAGAAAATAGTGTAACATTTTAATTGCAATGTTAATACCTATTGCCAAGCTGAGAATGAAGCTTGATGATCATGTCTTCCTCTGCTTCTGACAGTGCTCCTCTTTTGAGATCTGGCCTTAGATAATTTATCCACCTTAATCTACAGCTCTTTCCACATCTCATTAGCCCTTCAATATCATTATATAAGTCCATCAAATTCTAAGCACATCTCGaggaaattttttaaatttttcataatttctttCAAATTAAATGCCACAAAAAAATCCAATTCTTGTGTATGTAATTACCACATAACTCCATCTACTATCAAGTCGgttaaaaaagaaacaaaaaaatatcAAGTCAGTTATCCACTGTAGAGATTACAGTAGAGCGGTGCAGTAGTTGAAGAAGTTACACTAAAATCCACTATTTTTATTACAAGGAATATAGCTACTACTAAATTATCAacttaattaaaataattaaaggGAAAAACTTTAGTCACACTAGATATTACATCATGCAAACAAATGCAGACGAATTTAAATTGTTTAGGTTGGTGTAAGAACCAGGTGCACATAAGCTGTACTACCCTACTATTCAAGAAGATTAGGGTGAATGAAAATGACGTAAACTTACACACACATAGTACAATGTCTTTTATATCCACTTTTGTCAATAACAATTGTTGATTAATACTATATATGTTGTCACATGAATACATCATTTAATCATGGTCAACTAATTTAGTTAAGCATTGGGCATGAATAAGGTTTTTCGCGTGAAATCTCATAATATCAGTGCTTGAGATTAACAACAAATGATTTCTTCAAATGCATAAAAAAATACTACTAGTAAAGTAGTAATTAAAGAGTGTTGATTCTTGGAAAACTATATATTAAGTACCTGCTAATTTTGGTACAA from Nicotiana sylvestris chromosome 12, ASM39365v2, whole genome shotgun sequence encodes the following:
- the LOC104228783 gene encoding transcription factor MYB20 — translated: MGRQPCCEKIGLKRGPWTIEEDHKLMNFILNNGIQCWRLVPKLAGLMRCGKSCRLRWINYLRPDLKRGALSEAEEDMIIKLHSQLGNRWSKIAAHFPGRTDNEIKNHWNTRIKKKLKLLGLDPLTHKPIEQPDHHKNDDIKQNDSSEKEEINGKLELPETLPSLDFPEEQQNIQNSTSSSSLDEMNESNLEMGSNELFQNSDTLETFSSDMYNPGLEDPFQNWIGSPIHWNLFDNLDENFL